From the uncultured Methanobrevibacter sp. genome, the window TTACTTCATTTAAATTTAAAGGATTTCCTTCAATTGATGTTGAATAATGTGAAGATCTGATTAGTGCATCCTGTTTTAATTTATTATCATACTGAGGGATGATTTTCGCATTACTGATGACCTCTTTGGCTGAAGCAATATCTGCAATATATTTTACAATTTTATTTGTATTTTTAAATTGAGGTTCAAACATACTATCAACTTATTTTTTTAATTACTAAAAGTTATGTGGTTGATGATTAACATATTTTTTGGTTGATGATTAATTTTTTAAAATTCCTTAAATTGCTTATTTTGCGATTTAAAGCATTTTAATTAAAAATAAAAAATTTGACTTGGTTGATGATTAGGGGTGATGATTAATGGGTTATAGATTTAGGATTATGTAATGGGGTTGTACAGACAGCTTTGCAGTTGACATTATCAACAATTATTATATAATCCATACAACAAAACTAATATTTGAATAATGTCAATTTTAGGTGAAACTCGTGCAGATAACCAGTCCGAATCAACTTTTAGAGCTTGAAGATAATGAGTTTATTGGTGAATTGCCAAATCTTACAAACTCACAAATCAATTTCAACGGCAAAAACAACATTCTCGTCTGTGAAGAGGGTGTGCATTTGTGGAATTCCCGAATTGATTTTAATTTAGACAACTCAGTTTTATATCTTTCAAGCAATATTCACGACTATTCTGTTAACATCGTACTTCACAAAAACAACATTTGCTTTATAGGAAAGAACAACTTTTTCAATGGCAGGGCCAATTTTGTTTTATCTGAAGCTAAAAACATCATATTCGGTGATGACTGCTTTATTTCATATAATGTAGTATTCAGAACTTCAGACGGTCACTGTATTTACAATGACGTATCAAAAATGAGAATGAACTATGCCGGAAGCATATATATTG encodes:
- a CDS encoding acyltransferase, with product MQITSPNQLLELEDNEFIGELPNLTNSQINFNGKNNILVCEEGVHLWNSRIDFNLDNSVLYLSSNIHDYSVNIVLHKNNICFIGKNNFFNGRANFVLSEAKNIIFGDDCFISYNVVFRTSDGHCIYNDVSKMRMNYAGSIYIGDHVWFGQNAMIFKGSQIGSGSIIGANSVVSNKKIPSNTTYAGSPVRLIHDNTFWTPHSVNDWGDEEVEKMSVSQSDLFSYILDDNTLDFDVLENELNSFGNPEDVVEYIAATLFFAGKNRFCLR